In Salvelinus namaycush isolate Seneca unplaced genomic scaffold, SaNama_1.0 Scaffold799, whole genome shotgun sequence, the genomic window AGATTCTGTCATCAGGGGCAAAGTGGGTAAAGGGGTTGTTTCTTCCGAATCCATCGCTACTGTACGTTACTTTGACAGTTGAGCTGGCTATCTAGTTAGTTTGGCTTGTGACTTGCAATGCAACTCGTTTGCGTAAACCAACAACATGTCTACTAGCCTCCTTTTAGAGTTCTGAACGTGATTACTTTCTAAGCAAAACGCACAAAGCCTGGTAAAATGAGCGGGGATATCATTTATATCCCACTCAATAAGCAAAACACCGGCTGTGGACACTTAACTTCAGTCTACACTTCACTAGAACAAGTCAACAAAAAAATGGGAAAGGATCACTGAACCTGGGCTGCATTCAGTACGTTTTTACGTTCTGGAACGTTTAATTTAACGGAAACGGTGCTGTACTCAACTACCAGTTGAAAAAAGGGGAAGGGTTGGGTAACGCTGTCAGCATGGCAAATGCCGCCccccaaataaaaataatacatgcaTTGTCCCAGCAATAATAAAATAAGTATGAATACTTGAGTCCTAAGCACTACATGCAGGCAATTAGTCAATTACAATAGGAAGGAAAGCCCATTCACAAGAGAGAAATACATGAAGTAACTTACCATAACACCATATATTCCAAGATACTCATAAAACAGGGTGACGAGACGACCAGATAAAATTAGCACTGATACGAATGATGAACCACTCTGCTCATCTTCATGGAAATCAGTGACAGGAGGTGACTCCAGAGATCCTGGAAATACAGcacaagcaaattaggttaatGCATACAGTTTACATCTCACCACAATTTCAAAAGTAGGGAAGTATAATGAACACCTACCTGAGGGAGGGTGATCCATGTCTACGCTAAGTCCCATGTCCAAGGTATTTTCAGACATATTCCCATCTTTTGAAACATTCAGAGAGGTTCAAACAGTGAGTAAATGTTCATGCATTGCAATCTAACTGGCATTGTCAGGAAGTGTATTTGTTCTGTCAACAGATTACTATTTACTTTGTTGTACTTCTTGGGCATTTCTTAAATACAGCTTATTCTGCAAACCAAATCTCCAGGCATTATTATCATGTCATTAGCAATGTATGAGACTTTCcaaatatttatttaacaaaaGGTTTTAATCCTCCTATACTCTGACATGAACATAAACTGAAAAAAAGCATTATTACCTGTGTCAGGGTGTAGTTGACTGCCCACTGCCATGGGAGCACTGTTTCTGGCCGTTGAGTACTTCTGACGCAGGGTGAACACCAATTCCTGGAAGTCGTCCAAGATGGAAGCTTCCTCAAGAAACTCACCAGCCTCCTGCTGCAGGTCAGCGTTCTCATGGGCATCCAGCATCCTCTCAATCTCATCCAGGATTGGGGTTTCAGAGGCTTCCAAAATGGCTTCCAGCACCGTTTCAATGTCCTCACTGACGTTTGTCTGGGACCGCCGGGCAGCCTTCAGCTCCAGGTCAAAAAAAAGGAACTCCAACCTAAAGAGGTTCTGAGGACCTAGAATCTTTTGGAGGCGCTCCATATCCTCCTCCTTGCAGCGGTCTCGCAATAGTCTCAGCCTCAACACATTGTTACTGTATTCCGCCTCTTTGTTTGGAAGGGGATCCAGAACTTTATCTTTAAGTGAGGGCGTGTGGCTTTCAGCATCATTTTCAGTCTCATGCACCTCAGGTTCTATGTCAATAGCCTCGTCGTGTTGGACcacatccaacacatcactggatACAACATCGGTTTGTGTATAATTATTGGGTTGCTCTGACCCAAATTCAGATAGACTTTCTGTGTCATTTTCATCAGTGTGCTCAGTTTTGGATGAAGACAATACTGCATTTTCATCCTCTAGTAACTCTTCCTCAATCTCTTCCCCCTCTAGGTGTATTGAATCCTCCTCCTCTATGGGGAGTTCTTGATGGCTCTCTTTCACCATTGTGTTTTTACTTGGATCTGGGACCTTCTGGTATGGTTCTCGAAATAGTCTGAAAAGCTCTGTACCACCCTGTTTAAATGTATTCTCTACTTGTGAGAAATCTATTGACTCCTCTTTTTGTATGGGGAGTTCTTCAACAGCTTGTTTCTGCTCTGATTCGTTCATTTTACTATCAAAGTCTGagagcatgtctgtctgtgagagCTGTTTAGGGACTGGGCTGTCATCTTCTGTGAGATTCTCTGCTAAAGCCTCAGTGTGTTCAAAGGGACTCGCCTCATCAGCAGGAGGTGTTGAAGGTTCGATGTCACCTTCTTCAGATTCATCCTCAAACTTCAACGTCTGAGAATCCTCATCAGGTACTTTGACAGCATCCTCACTGAAATTAGAGTGCCCAGGTTCCTCAAAGATTAGCTCAGAGGAAGTAGAACAGCCAAATGACTCCTTGGGTTCTTCAATTTTGGGAGGCTCCTCTGGTGTAATCTCACCTTCGTCATCATCCTCCTCGTCATCTTCCTCTGAACCGGCAACATAAGCTATTCTTTCCCCACCACTGACAATGTTAAAAACGGTATCACCAAATGCAGACCACAGGTTATTGTCCTTGGAGTCCTGTTTCTGTGTATGAGGTACCTTTGATAGACTGTCTTCCTCATCTGTCTGATCAGATTCCGGAATGTTCTCGTGTTCCAAATTAGAACTTTCTTCAGGAAAAGCCAGCAATGGAGTTTCCCTGAGATGATGATCACTTTCCTCATCCTGCTGATATTCAGTCTTGTCACTTTCCTCGTCATATGGAGTCACCTTCCAAGTGTCCTTATCATTGGAAGTGACAGCATCAAAAGTTATTCCTAGTGTGGTGTTTAACTCAGGAATAGGTCTGCCTTCTGAAAAACCATCAGGTGCATTTTCTAACTCAGGATCATCTTTGGATTCAGGTTCTGAGGGGGTTTCTTTGATCTCACTTTCCTCTGGTTCAACAACACTGTACGGCACAGAGTCCTCTGTCCTCTGCTGATCTTTCTGAAGGTAATCTTTGATCCTCTCAGCTGTGGTCTCAAGTACAGTGTTAGATTCCACTCCCTTTGTGTCAAGAGTTTCAGGCTGAGGCAGAGAGGACTCTAAAGCCTCAAAATGTCTCAGATCATCATTATCTGGAACCTCTACAACCTTATCAATGTCCTCAGGTACATCCCTATCAATCTCATCATTTTCTAACAGTGTCACTTCAGGTGGAGGCTCATCCACTTCCACCGTGGTGCTCTCAGCACTTTTGTTTAGGTACAAAGTCTCTGTGGTTACTTGCACAGATTCCTCCTTGTCTGTTAACAATAAAGAGGAACCTAACAGTGAATCAATGTCATAACTGTCAAACTTATCGTGTCCAGTGTCAAAGCAAACAATGTCGGTTTcctgaaaagaaaaagaaaacattgtTTGAGTCATACTACCTATTTCAGAAAGAAGTTCAGTCATTCCAGACAATGTTTTAAGCGATGATGCATTGGCAGTAGTGAACTAGGCCTACATCTATTTATTGACTTACCTCAGCAGGAATCTCCAATTCTTTTTCAGTGTATATGTGATTGATTACGAGTTGGTCCTTATTGAAGTAACCAAAGCGGTTACCAACCCATTGTAAGAAATGGAAACAAAACAGAGAATGAAACATGTTAACAAAACAGAAAAAGCTTCAACATTCCTTCTAGACTGCAATGttatcatatacagtaccagtaaaaagtttggacacacctactcattcaagggtttttctttattttctacattgtagaataatagtgaagacatcaaaactatgaaataacacatatggaatcatgtagtaaacccTAAAAAGTGTacaaaaaaatatctaaata contains:
- the LOC120042896 gene encoding LOW QUALITY PROTEIN: transport and Golgi organization protein 1 homolog (The sequence of the model RefSeq protein was modified relative to this genomic sequence to represent the inferred CDS: deleted 1 base in 1 codon) yields the protein MDYRPVLLCRGKAFNDFTGPDCRFLSFKKGETIYVYYKLSGQRTNICAGSDQLVINHIYTEKELEIPAEETDIVCFDTGHDKFDSYDIDSLLGSSLLLTDKEESVQVTTETLYLNKSAESTTVEVDEPPPEVTLLENDEIDRDVPEDIDKVVEVPDNDDLRHFEALESSLPQPETLDTKGVESNTVLETTAERIKDYLQKDQQRTEDSVPYSVVEPEESEIKETPSEPESKDDPELENAPDGFSEGRPIPELNTTLGITFDAVTSNDKDTWKVTPYDEESDKTEYQQDEESDHHLRETPLLAFPEESSNLEHENIPESDQTDEEDSLSKVPHTQKQDSKDNNLWSAFGDTVFNIVSGGERIAYVAGSEEDDEEDDDEGEITPEEPPKIEEPKESFGCSTSSELIFEEPGHSNFSEDAVKVPDEDSQTLKFEDESEEGDIEPSTPPADEASPFEHTEALAENLTEDDSPVPKQLSQTDMLSDFDSKMNESEQKQAVEELPIQKEESIDFSQVENTFKQGGTELFRLFREPYQKVPDPSKNTMVKESHQELPIEEEDSIHLEGEEIEEELLEDENAVLSSSKTEHTDENDTESLSEFGSEQPNNYTQTDVVSSDVLDVVQHDEAIDIEPEVHETENDAESHTPSLKDKVLDPLPNKEAEYSNNVLRLRLLRDRCKEEDMERLQKILGPQNLFRLEFLFFDLELKAARRSQTNVSEDIETVLEAILEASETPILDEIERMLDAHENADLQQEAGEFLEEASILDDFQELVFTLRQKYSTARNSAPMAVGSQLHPDTDGNMSENTLDMGLSVDMDHPPSGSLESPPVTDFHEDEQSGSSFVSVLILSGRLVTLFYEYLGIYGVMMVTSLPEHWKPGPDFYGVSCEPVLITAGAGVIGFLFWRSILSVKSKSYLKMVDRMKKLEQEKKEILQKVAELQQQGEELKEKQKLSEKSATLSLEKIQELENIVQEMERQNERLDEENNLHAISFDKERANTAKHEDMMSEMDKTIEKLKRSKKKTQDALSKSTILMDEAKLREDARNVQVQVLEKDIATLKEENLSLHHAAKLWEEKHRETSEQIKVYQKSQKDLEDSLLQKDHNVLSDLLGDLEACDDLKGGVVANGVASNNKQTIIQNRHKQMMDVSRVQTTLSVVEEERDRFMTKLLNEEKSRNELEEQFQKLEHDILLVKSDKNHLENQYKTLQQKNDIMTEMYQQKENALQQKLTKEEFERPNKEDRLTEMDGKALEEEVKVCRQRVKEIQDELKWTEKFYKAQIIEQEQKSHENWVIARAAERALFDEKKETTNIRNLLTDMSSNLKELCRPLFKPTPGMAPMPLRRGPRPHSDPHGRRYSPYHKHPVAARPDTMAPRTSSPSNLGSSNPRPQGPGSLLVSPISSPLDSSLRPVISHPSGHCHRPLPGPHHIPPPPPFMPPVYRPDNGHSGMMPPGPPPPNGHPPGPMIPPGHRPPPPGAYGPSSPHNRYLPPPPHYGPVPPPFGPPHTYVHYGPLDHSIPLRHLPPGVAPFPLHVGPKDFPVQPQVPHGHDSSVGPQPDAGPQGQGQDYSSQQATAAPQDSVSSAMAEP